One genomic segment of Dysosmobacter sp. Marseille-Q4140 includes these proteins:
- a CDS encoding helix-turn-helix transcriptional regulator has translation MKLNQAVSERLLQLLAERNMTQYQLYMKSGVPKSTISNIINCSYDSVKLRIIHEICQGMEIGLDTFFVSPLFQEDNLDP, from the coding sequence TTGAAGCTGAATCAAGCAGTCAGCGAACGCCTTTTGCAGTTACTGGCAGAGCGCAACATGACACAGTATCAACTGTATATGAAAAGCGGTGTCCCTAAGTCTACAATAAGCAATATTATCAACTGCTCCTATGATTCGGTTAAGCTACGAATTATTCACGAAATATGTCAGGGCATGGAGATCGGTTTAGACACTTTTTTTGTTTCACCTCTTTTTCAGGAAGACAATTTAGATCCCTAA
- a CDS encoding IS1182 family transposase — MESEVGWMQLKLHMVTIEDLVPQEHFLRKLEAALDLSFLYRETEKLYSRRYGRPPIDPVMLVKYLLVGYLYGIPSERQIEQRIQTDVALRWYLGLDLLDRVPDHSTISQLRRRKPSFRKVFRRLFEEVVEQCVSKGLASGRLVATDSTHVKANASPASEHLVEAVQKPGAYWERLDAYEEEALEELDRRTQAGKTGRKRRQKGRSRQVKSPLRYDRKWASRTDPESGHLNRPGKPKGPHYLSHQTVDCDHGIILDVAVTSGEVNDAVPYLRQIEHIHREILPVRAAVADAAYDLPLFHRVLRDHGIRFYVRPMPRSAAALGGAPGSPFLYDEENDLYTCPGGKALRLRNLNRSVGGLHWVYFADRSDCAACPLKEQCVGKGRAKRLERSYFWREIREDLRELDSPTYQRALRKRQIWSEGTFAAQKWGHRLGRLLRRGREAAEDHCLLSATALNLKRMIKWTV; from the coding sequence ATGGAATCGGAGGTGGGGTGGATGCAACTGAAGCTGCACATGGTGACCATCGAGGACCTGGTGCCCCAGGAACACTTCCTTCGAAAATTGGAGGCGGCACTGGACCTTTCCTTCCTATATCGTGAGACGGAAAAGCTGTACAGCCGCCGGTACGGCCGGCCACCCATCGACCCGGTGATGCTGGTAAAGTACCTGCTGGTGGGATACCTGTACGGCATCCCGTCGGAGCGGCAGATCGAGCAGCGCATCCAGACCGATGTGGCCCTGCGGTGGTATCTGGGACTGGATCTGCTGGATCGGGTTCCGGATCACAGCACCATCTCGCAGCTTCGCAGACGGAAACCATCCTTCCGGAAGGTGTTCCGGCGGCTGTTTGAGGAAGTGGTGGAGCAGTGCGTGAGCAAAGGTCTGGCAAGCGGGCGGCTGGTGGCGACGGACTCCACCCACGTGAAGGCAAACGCGTCCCCGGCCTCGGAGCACCTGGTGGAGGCGGTGCAGAAGCCGGGGGCGTATTGGGAGCGGCTGGACGCGTATGAGGAAGAAGCGCTGGAGGAACTGGACCGGAGGACCCAGGCGGGAAAGACGGGCAGGAAACGGAGGCAGAAGGGACGGAGCAGGCAGGTCAAAAGCCCTCTTCGGTACGACCGGAAATGGGCCAGCCGCACGGATCCGGAGTCGGGGCACTTGAACCGTCCCGGAAAGCCAAAGGGGCCCCATTATCTGTCTCATCAGACGGTGGACTGCGATCACGGCATCATCCTGGATGTGGCGGTGACCTCCGGGGAAGTGAACGACGCGGTGCCATATCTGAGGCAGATCGAGCATATCCATCGGGAGATCCTCCCCGTCCGGGCGGCCGTGGCGGATGCGGCCTACGATCTTCCGCTGTTCCACCGGGTGCTGCGGGACCACGGCATCCGCTTTTATGTCCGGCCCATGCCCCGCTCCGCGGCGGCCCTGGGCGGAGCTCCCGGGTCTCCCTTTCTCTACGATGAGGAGAACGATCTCTATACCTGTCCCGGCGGAAAGGCGCTGCGGCTGCGGAACCTCAACCGCAGCGTGGGCGGACTGCACTGGGTGTATTTCGCGGACAGGAGCGACTGCGCCGCCTGTCCCTTGAAAGAGCAATGCGTGGGAAAGGGACGGGCCAAACGCCTGGAACGCAGCTACTTCTGGAGAGAGATCCGGGAGGATCTGAGGGAGTTGGACAGCCCGACGTACCAGAGGGCCTTGCGCAAGCGGCAGATCTGGAGCGAGGGGACTTTTGCAGCACAGAAGTGGGGGCACAGGTTGGGGCGGCTCCTGCGGCGAGGACGAGAGGCAGCGGAAGACCACTGCCTCTTGTCAGCGACCGCATTGAACCTGAAGCGGATGATCAAATGGACCGTGTGA
- a CDS encoding helix-turn-helix transcriptional regulator, which yields MHMSKEIDFKNRDRYVQLGIVIAALRKMRGFSQEQLAEKANVSRSHISSIEAPGIARPFSLEVFFNIADALEIAPADLLNASIFPDKIIHSRKG from the coding sequence ATGCACATGAGCAAAGAAATTGATTTTAAGAATAGAGACAGGTATGTCCAGTTGGGTATTGTCATTGCTGCCCTACGAAAGATGCGAGGCTTCTCACAGGAACAGCTCGCCGAAAAGGCAAATGTCAGCCGCTCACATATCAGTTCTATTGAAGCACCAGGTATTGCCCGTCCATTTTCCCTGGAAGTTTTCTTTAATATTGCAGATGCCTTAGAGATTGCGCCTGCCGATCTTTTGAATGCTTCCATTTTTCCTGACAAGATAATACATAGCAGGAAGGGCTGA
- a CDS encoding cupin domain-containing protein: MDFLRNLPTQQPQQLTQLIQIQPGRVVSMAMSRQEHCQMTLLAFGDGESISEECYFGDTLYYILEGALYVSVGEDSRCLQTGDCLAVPAHTPHAVVAPDGCKLLQITLS, encoded by the coding sequence ATGGACTTTTTACGCAACCTGCCCACACAGCAGCCCCAGCAGCTCACCCAGCTGATTCAGATTCAACCTGGCCGCGTGGTCAGTATGGCTATGAGCCGGCAGGAACACTGCCAAATGACTCTTTTGGCCTTCGGCGACGGGGAGAGTATCAGTGAGGAATGCTATTTTGGCGATACCCTCTACTACATTCTGGAGGGGGCGCTTTATGTCTCTGTGGGGGAGGACAGCCGCTGTCTTCAAACGGGCGATTGCCTGGCAGTTCCCGCCCATACCCCCCACGCAGTAGTTGCTCCGGATGGCTGCAAGCTGCTGCAGATCACGCTTTCATAA
- a CDS encoding transcriptional regulator encodes MGKFLDTLLGKSDQSITHSPSSVKDSRLHKSDDSYVCYCTELEQALSSLETCLLTSSNPEGIAMQALRTACTFYGGDWAGILEVDLDFDIWAPVWWYNSYIPDRTTQLILEFESLDFMPRWIEAMQHGKNIVIPDVDIIKDQNPKEYAVYKRLLAQSLIAVPFMPKPTGFLVIRNPSRYLERSSMLSALAYVLQRAMAQQKMIESAKLAPMPDLVQSNKDVAINFFGDMEICTRKGVLSERFFNSPKSSRVVTYIILNPKTTHPPLEIYHALWPEEYVEPEVASRNIRGYIYRFRQTFSLICDFPLIESTPSGYRLNPNLNIITDVQQFDRLIDGARQATSVVQKINLMKKAVMLYRGPIFRGAEDEHWIISQVSLYRLRYVSLINELLSSLSEIRDYSCVQRYALHAIEFMPANLRAHYWLIVSTYQLGSLDLAKHQLCHAKDILTSEEFSILEDYLRKEDGVPLEKLIR; translated from the coding sequence ATGGGGAAATTCTTAGACACGCTATTAGGAAAATCCGACCAGTCCATTACGCATTCGCCATCGTCTGTAAAAGATAGCCGACTGCACAAAAGTGATGATTCGTATGTCTGCTATTGTACGGAATTGGAACAGGCACTTAGTTCTTTGGAAACCTGTTTGCTCACCAGCAGTAATCCGGAAGGAATCGCTATGCAGGCATTGAGGACAGCGTGTACCTTCTACGGCGGCGACTGGGCTGGCATACTGGAAGTGGACTTGGATTTTGATATATGGGCGCCCGTATGGTGGTACAATTCCTATATTCCGGATCGCACGACACAGCTGATTCTGGAATTCGAATCCCTTGACTTCATGCCCCGATGGATTGAAGCTATGCAGCATGGTAAAAATATTGTAATTCCTGATGTAGATATCATCAAGGATCAGAATCCAAAGGAATACGCAGTCTATAAACGTCTGTTGGCGCAGTCGCTGATTGCGGTTCCTTTCATGCCGAAGCCAACGGGCTTCCTGGTCATCCGAAATCCATCTCGTTATCTTGAGAGGTCCAGTATGCTCAGCGCACTTGCCTATGTGCTGCAACGTGCTATGGCTCAGCAGAAAATGATTGAAAGTGCGAAGTTGGCACCGATGCCTGATTTGGTACAGAGCAATAAAGATGTAGCCATTAACTTCTTCGGTGATATGGAGATATGCACCAGAAAGGGCGTTCTGAGTGAGCGTTTTTTCAATTCGCCTAAGAGCAGCCGAGTTGTCACCTACATTATTCTCAACCCCAAAACCACCCACCCCCCACTGGAGATCTATCATGCACTGTGGCCGGAGGAGTATGTCGAACCAGAGGTGGCCAGCAGGAATATTCGCGGGTATATTTATCGATTCAGGCAGACATTTTCCTTGATCTGTGATTTCCCCCTCATTGAGTCAACGCCCAGTGGCTACCGCCTTAATCCAAACCTGAATATCATCACCGATGTACAGCAGTTCGACCGTCTAATTGACGGGGCCAGGCAGGCAACCTCTGTGGTGCAAAAAATTAATCTCATGAAGAAAGCTGTAATGTTATATCGTGGTCCCATATTTCGTGGCGCGGAGGATGAACATTGGATCATCAGCCAGGTCAGTCTATACCGCCTTCGATATGTTTCTCTGATAAATGAACTGCTGAGCAGTCTTTCTGAGATACGGGACTATAGTTGCGTTCAGCGGTACGCGCTACACGCCATAGAATTTATGCCAGCAAATTTGAGAGCACATTATTGGCTCATTGTGTCTACTTACCAGTTGGGCTCTCTTGATTTAGCCAAGCATCAGCTTTGCCACGCTAAGGACATACTCACTTCAGAAGAATTTAGTATCTTGGAAGACTATCTAAGAAAAGAAGATGGAGTTCCTCTGGAAAAGCTGATCAGATAG
- a CDS encoding CoA-substrate-specific enzyme activase: MLSQERELLWFKSSAHHGAAVQTVRALLGELLQADSNACGYPVMLTGSIGNRLLDVCPGLLTLGDIPAIHRGIHLLAPEAKSVIEIGSQSARFLTALDCGTPPRFAVNEHCAGGTGSFFEDQMSRLGLRIEDYSELVAKARSIPRLSGRCAVFAKTDIIHRQQEGVPTPDILLGLCYAMVRNYKAVIVRGLSVEKPVALCGGVGYNAGVLRAIRDVFGLTEEELILPKNFLYAGAAGAALAAQEAGTCSMGELLASLCGQDSNTEDRLHRRQPLGPDPKVFVSDPPVSGHIPPQGCALGIDVGSTSTDLVLTDQFGELVDFQYLRTAGDPEAAVRKGLENIRSRFGRIPLLAVGVTGSGRERIGRLIGADAVRDEITAQARAAIQCMPKADTVFEIGGQDSKYISLQNGQVTDFQMNKICAAGTGSFVEEQAARMNIPLKDFGRLALTAKAPVELGERCTVFIETAIQSAQAQGATQAEVAAGLCQSIVRNYLHKVVGSKPVGHHIVLQGGVAYNPGIVAAFRQEFGDRLTVSPCFSISGAYGAALLALESKKGPTRFHGFDRQPEAEVALSAEIQRNIAFYQRGPRLLLEGYDPTPVPGRKTVGVPFALMIHKFFPMANAFFRQLGFNVLLSPSTNEEIIRLSQQTAQAETCYPVKLIHGHMAWLAERGVDYIFLPSIHTMRHETSKVEHNYGCVYMQTAPQLAARALRLAERGIELLNPVFDLDFGQKAMASAMLGLGKQLGIPKLRCLPALMAGAQAVRRHTAAVERQGRELLSSLNPEDKVLVLITRNYGLSDPVLNMGIPRLLLERGHKVITLSHLPAHDLDLSADYPNLYWPFGQHILSGAKLVAHHPNLYAVYLTNHGCGPDTMLSYLFRKEMGEKPYLHIEVDEHFSPVGVITRIEAFLQSLESRSSQPLPDHFKLTAVEHCSTKVVDIPESNHGPLYVLDLPPFTTYLRKYAEMVWNVETHPMPLGGTSLVLGRGETSSKEYLPFPALLGGILNAAEKESDSFQMLIPSTQGAEADGQYPWAVEAVLANRGLERVTLVSPELETLPENIPDPDLLFRAVLAGDLILCAPPEQRSALSPDDIPNWDSLSTLAAQIGSIPVKSQPLAAVGEPLTLFALNDGVLGTLERQGRPLYRAPLSEYLWFLWRDSGSVIAASWTDQMTELGRLLGARSSFSKDPEGMRTAADQLLPRFAGANGRYRLAKARELGRTSAGVLTLAPRYENTATLLDMTGEMGGIPHLHLAMDSDWDESAWSRLNSFLYYLK; the protein is encoded by the coding sequence ATGCTCTCACAGGAGAGGGAGCTTTTGTGGTTCAAATCCTCCGCGCATCATGGTGCCGCAGTTCAAACAGTTCGGGCACTTCTCGGCGAACTACTGCAGGCGGATAGCAATGCTTGCGGCTATCCAGTGATGCTTACCGGAAGCATAGGAAATCGACTTTTAGATGTCTGTCCCGGACTTTTAACTCTGGGCGATATTCCCGCCATCCATCGCGGCATCCATCTGCTGGCACCGGAAGCGAAATCTGTCATTGAAATTGGAAGTCAGAGCGCCCGTTTCCTCACCGCTCTGGATTGTGGCACTCCGCCCAGATTTGCAGTGAATGAACACTGTGCCGGGGGCACTGGTTCCTTTTTTGAAGACCAAATGTCCCGGCTGGGCCTGCGGATCGAAGACTATTCCGAACTGGTAGCAAAGGCTCGCTCCATTCCACGCCTCTCTGGCCGATGTGCTGTCTTTGCCAAAACGGATATCATTCACCGACAGCAGGAGGGAGTGCCTACTCCTGACATTCTGCTGGGGCTCTGCTACGCAATGGTCCGCAACTATAAAGCAGTCATTGTGCGGGGACTTTCTGTGGAGAAGCCTGTGGCTTTATGCGGCGGAGTTGGCTACAATGCGGGGGTTCTTCGGGCTATTCGGGATGTTTTTGGTCTCACGGAAGAAGAATTGATTTTACCGAAGAATTTCCTCTACGCCGGCGCCGCCGGGGCTGCGCTGGCTGCTCAGGAGGCAGGCACCTGTTCCATGGGAGAACTACTGGCCTCTCTGTGTGGGCAGGATTCAAACACGGAAGACCGGCTGCACCGTCGTCAGCCACTGGGGCCTGATCCCAAGGTTTTTGTATCTGATCCGCCTGTTTCCGGCCATATCCCACCACAGGGCTGCGCTTTGGGCATTGATGTAGGTTCTACCAGCACAGACCTGGTTCTCACGGATCAATTCGGAGAACTGGTGGACTTCCAGTATCTTCGCACCGCCGGAGACCCGGAGGCAGCGGTGCGAAAGGGCCTGGAGAATATCCGCTCCCGTTTTGGGCGGATTCCCCTTCTGGCAGTTGGCGTCACTGGCTCCGGACGAGAGCGGATCGGCCGGCTCATCGGTGCGGATGCCGTGCGAGATGAGATTACAGCCCAAGCAAGAGCTGCCATCCAATGTATGCCCAAAGCAGATACCGTCTTTGAGATCGGCGGTCAAGATTCTAAATACATCTCCCTTCAGAATGGGCAGGTTACAGACTTTCAAATGAACAAAATCTGTGCTGCCGGAACCGGCTCCTTTGTTGAGGAGCAGGCCGCACGCATGAACATCCCTTTGAAGGACTTCGGCCGCCTGGCTCTTACTGCAAAGGCCCCTGTGGAATTGGGAGAGCGATGCACCGTGTTTATCGAGACCGCTATCCAATCTGCCCAGGCACAGGGAGCCACCCAGGCAGAGGTCGCAGCCGGTTTGTGCCAGTCCATTGTCCGAAATTATCTCCACAAAGTAGTTGGGAGCAAGCCAGTAGGACACCATATTGTGCTCCAGGGCGGTGTGGCCTATAACCCCGGCATCGTGGCCGCTTTCCGCCAGGAATTTGGAGATCGGCTCACAGTCTCTCCCTGCTTCTCCATCAGTGGAGCATACGGCGCCGCCCTGCTGGCACTGGAATCCAAGAAAGGCCCTACCCGCTTCCATGGGTTCGACAGGCAGCCGGAAGCGGAGGTCGCCCTGTCCGCGGAGATTCAACGCAACATCGCCTTTTACCAGCGTGGCCCACGGTTGCTGTTGGAAGGTTATGATCCAACACCTGTCCCCGGAAGGAAAACGGTGGGTGTACCTTTTGCCCTGATGATCCACAAGTTCTTTCCTATGGCAAATGCCTTCTTCCGGCAGTTGGGATTCAATGTACTGCTCTCGCCGTCTACCAACGAGGAGATCATACGCCTCTCCCAACAGACAGCCCAGGCGGAGACCTGTTACCCGGTAAAGCTGATCCATGGTCATATGGCCTGGTTGGCAGAGCGCGGTGTTGACTATATCTTTCTCCCCTCCATCCATACCATGAGGCATGAGACCTCCAAGGTTGAGCACAACTACGGCTGTGTCTATATGCAGACCGCACCTCAGTTGGCCGCCCGTGCCCTTCGTCTGGCGGAGCGGGGCATTGAGTTGCTCAACCCTGTGTTCGATCTGGACTTTGGGCAGAAAGCGATGGCATCAGCTATGCTGGGCCTTGGAAAACAGCTTGGCATCCCCAAACTGCGGTGTCTGCCTGCCCTGATGGCCGGAGCCCAAGCGGTACGCCGGCATACAGCAGCAGTAGAGCGGCAGGGTCGTGAACTGCTTTCCTCTCTGAATCCTGAGGACAAAGTACTTGTACTGATCACCCGGAACTACGGTCTTTCCGATCCGGTGCTGAATATGGGAATCCCTCGTCTGCTGCTGGAACGGGGGCACAAGGTAATTACTCTCTCCCATTTACCTGCTCACGACCTGGATCTGTCAGCGGACTACCCCAATCTGTACTGGCCCTTCGGACAACACATCCTCTCCGGGGCGAAACTCGTGGCCCATCACCCTAATCTGTACGCCGTCTATCTCACCAATCACGGCTGCGGACCGGATACGATGCTCTCCTATCTGTTCCGGAAGGAGATGGGCGAAAAACCCTATCTGCACATCGAAGTGGATGAGCACTTCTCACCAGTAGGCGTTATTACTCGCATCGAGGCATTTCTCCAGAGTCTGGAAAGCCGTTCCTCTCAGCCACTGCCGGATCACTTTAAGCTCACAGCTGTGGAACACTGCTCTACCAAAGTCGTTGATATCCCAGAATCAAACCACGGCCCTTTATATGTTTTGGATCTGCCGCCGTTTACCACATATCTTAGGAAATATGCTGAAATGGTATGGAATGTGGAAACCCATCCCATGCCTCTGGGCGGCACTTCCCTGGTTTTGGGCCGGGGGGAGACCAGTTCCAAAGAGTACCTTCCCTTCCCCGCATTACTGGGTGGTATTCTGAACGCAGCGGAGAAGGAATCCGATTCCTTTCAGATGCTGATTCCCTCCACCCAAGGCGCGGAGGCCGACGGCCAGTACCCGTGGGCGGTGGAGGCAGTGCTTGCCAACCGGGGACTGGAGCGGGTAACACTGGTTTCCCCGGAACTGGAAACTTTGCCGGAGAACATCCCAGATCCAGACCTGTTGTTCCGAGCTGTGTTGGCAGGAGATCTCATACTGTGCGCCCCGCCTGAGCAGCGCAGCGCACTAAGTCCAGACGACATTCCAAATTGGGACAGCCTGAGCACGTTGGCGGCGCAAATCGGAAGCATCCCTGTCAAAAGCCAGCCTCTTGCCGCGGTGGGAGAACCCCTTACGCTGTTTGCTCTAAACGACGGGGTGCTGGGAACGCTGGAAAGGCAGGGCCGGCCTCTGTATCGTGCCCCCCTGAGCGAGTACCTCTGGTTTCTCTGGCGAGATTCCGGAAGTGTCATAGCCGCTTCCTGGACGGATCAAATGACAGAACTGGGGCGCCTATTGGGGGCGAGAAGCAGCTTCTCCAAAGATCCAGAGGGGATGCGTACTGCAGCGGATCAGCTGCTGCCGAGATTTGCCGGAGCCAACGGTCGGTACCGTTTGGCCAAGGCACGGGAACTTGGCCGAACATCGGCTGGTGTGCTGACGCTGGCTCCCCGGTATGAAAACACAGCAACACTGTTGGATATGACTGGTGAAATGGGTGGAATCCCCCACTTACATCTTGCCATGGACAGTGATTGGGACGAGAGCGCCTGGTCCCGCCTAAACTCCTTCCTCTATTACCTGAAATAA
- a CDS encoding ABC transporter ATP-binding protein, whose translation MLKLSGITKSYDGLPVLSDLSLTLSPGEIVALIGPSGCGKTTLLNLISGLATPDTGTIEGTNTRLSYMFQSPRLLPWRTVEENIRLVREDAEPEAVRTLISDVGLKGFEGYYPTQLSGGMARRCALARAFHFGGKFFLMDEPFQGLDYGIRMEMVNMLLEIWQIKKPGVLFVTHEIDEALTVATRIAVLTPRPTTIQTWITLPGREGRDASAPELTEIRREIIGRITA comes from the coding sequence ATGCTGAAACTGAGTGGGATTACCAAGTCCTATGACGGATTACCTGTCCTGTCTGATTTGTCTTTGACCCTTTCTCCGGGGGAGATCGTGGCCCTGATCGGTCCCTCCGGCTGCGGAAAGACCACGCTTCTTAACCTGATTTCAGGCCTGGCAACACCTGACACGGGTACCATCGAGGGAACCAATACTCGGCTGAGCTATATGTTTCAAAGTCCACGCCTGCTGCCGTGGCGAACAGTGGAAGAAAACATTCGTCTGGTTCGTGAGGATGCTGAGCCGGAGGCAGTGCGTACCCTCATTTCAGATGTAGGGCTGAAAGGCTTTGAGGGATACTACCCCACGCAGCTCTCCGGGGGCATGGCCCGTCGCTGTGCGCTGGCACGGGCCTTCCATTTTGGCGGAAAGTTCTTCCTGATGGATGAGCCCTTTCAGGGGCTGGACTACGGCATTCGCATGGAGATGGTGAATATGCTTCTGGAGATCTGGCAGATCAAAAAGCCGGGTGTTCTGTTTGTCACCCACGAAATTGATGAGGCGTTGACCGTGGCCACCCGAATTGCTGTCCTGACACCCAGGCCAACCACCATTCAAACATGGATCACCCTGCCTGGCCGGGAAGGCCGGGATGCCTCGGCACCGGAGCTGACTGAGATCCGGCGGGAAATTATTGGTCGCATCACAGCCTGA
- a CDS encoding ABC transporter permease: protein MQGKTGLWFRRALGVCLLLGAWQLAALFFPPLVVPPIAQVLSTLVRLMTQSDFGATIGTTILRLIAGLAIGVGVGAVLGLLFGLCPKIEDVGTPLIHVLQAIPPVCWVVLALVWFGFNGKPCVFIVATATVPTVVINLSHGVRSVDPRLLEMARLYQFSRWKTLRHVTLPSIRPYFRSALEIVIGGGWKLAVMGEVLTTNSGIGGAITTARLNIEPDAIIAWSLLLVLGCYLTQRLLRMAFCGKEGVTC, encoded by the coding sequence ATGCAGGGTAAGACGGGACTATGGTTCCGCCGTGCCTTGGGAGTGTGCCTACTGCTGGGAGCCTGGCAGCTGGCCGCTCTCTTTTTCCCGCCGCTGGTGGTGCCCCCCATTGCCCAGGTCCTTTCCACATTGGTTAGGTTGATGACGCAGTCGGACTTCGGAGCCACCATAGGAACAACAATCCTGAGGCTGATTGCCGGATTGGCCATCGGTGTGGGAGTTGGCGCTGTTCTGGGACTGTTGTTTGGCCTGTGTCCCAAGATAGAGGACGTGGGAACCCCACTGATCCATGTACTCCAAGCCATTCCGCCCGTATGTTGGGTGGTTCTGGCACTGGTGTGGTTCGGATTTAACGGAAAGCCCTGCGTCTTCATTGTAGCCACAGCCACAGTTCCAACTGTGGTGATCAACCTTAGTCACGGCGTCCGCAGCGTAGATCCACGGCTGTTGGAGATGGCACGCCTTTACCAATTTTCCCGCTGGAAGACGCTGCGCCATGTAACCCTTCCGTCTATCCGCCCCTATTTCCGCTCAGCGCTGGAAATCGTGATCGGAGGCGGATGGAAGCTGGCAGTTATGGGAGAGGTTCTTACCACAAACAGCGGAATCGGAGGAGCCATCACCACAGCCCGGCTCAACATTGAGCCCGATGCCATCATTGCCTGGTCGTTGCTGTTGGTATTGGGATGCTATCTTACACAGAGATTGCTGAGGATGGCTTTTTGCGGGAAAGAAGGTGTGACATGCTGA
- a CDS encoding ABC transporter substrate-binding protein, protein MKRTLASILASAMMLFALAGCAGGNAPADSTNQNDTAEESSQAAEPITISVGVPTAPPALPVLHMMEEQLLGENVTIDLNVWNAPEELLAMVQGGEHDLYAFPLTVISTLYNKGLDVRLMNVNTWGVTYFMTTDPNFTTWSDLEGKTVYIPLQSSPPDALTQYFMSEAGLTVGENVQVVYASTAEVAALLASGEAEYATLIEPQVTSAMVQNENVRRALSFETEWQRSTGTDTMIPNAGFGTTQTFLDANPELAAQFQAAYEESVQWVLDHPTEAAALAEEYLDMNAAVVEAAIPNMGLTFKSAQDAKEELDTFYNLLYNFEPSMIGGELPDEGLFYAG, encoded by the coding sequence ATGAAACGCACCCTTGCTTCCATCCTGGCTTCTGCTATGATGCTCTTTGCCCTGGCCGGTTGTGCCGGGGGCAATGCGCCTGCGGACAGCACCAACCAAAACGACACAGCAGAGGAATCCAGCCAGGCCGCCGAACCGATTACCATCTCTGTAGGCGTGCCCACTGCCCCGCCTGCTCTGCCGGTTCTTCACATGATGGAGGAGCAGCTGCTGGGGGAGAATGTGACAATTGACCTGAATGTGTGGAATGCCCCGGAAGAACTTCTGGCTATGGTCCAGGGCGGAGAACATGACCTGTACGCATTTCCCCTGACCGTGATATCCACCCTCTATAATAAGGGACTTGATGTACGTCTGATGAATGTGAACACCTGGGGCGTTACGTACTTTATGACCACCGATCCGAATTTCACAACCTGGAGTGACCTGGAGGGCAAGACGGTATATATCCCGCTTCAGTCCTCTCCTCCGGATGCGCTCACCCAGTATTTTATGAGTGAAGCCGGCCTGACGGTGGGTGAAAATGTCCAGGTGGTCTACGCCAGTACTGCAGAAGTAGCCGCCCTTTTGGCCTCCGGGGAGGCGGAATACGCCACCTTGATCGAGCCCCAGGTTACTTCCGCCATGGTACAGAATGAGAATGTGCGCCGGGCACTCAGCTTTGAAACCGAGTGGCAGCGATCCACCGGCACCGATACCATGATCCCCAACGCGGGCTTCGGCACCACGCAGACCTTCCTGGACGCGAACCCGGAGCTGGCCGCCCAGTTCCAGGCGGCTTATGAGGAGAGCGTGCAGTGGGTGCTGGATCACCCGACCGAGGCTGCTGCTCTGGCTGAGGAGTATCTGGATATGAACGCTGCTGTGGTAGAAGCTGCCATTCCCAATATGGGCTTGACTTTTAAGAGTGCCCAGGATGCCAAAGAGGAGCTGGATACCTTCTATAACCTTCTTTACAACTTTGAGCCCTCTATGATCGGCGGAGAGTTGCCCGATGAGGGACTGTTCTATGCAGGGTAA
- a CDS encoding Crp/Fnr family transcriptional regulator yields the protein MGSIFAAMRRCQLFDGIPEEKYQNVLNCLHGEARAIPKDTILLRIGDCQKRPGVVMSGTLRISLYSEDGNLLTIDRLSRGRVFGETLVCSMSQDSPIQIDALNDTEVLYLDFDPLLLQQENGCPYRMRVTANLLQEMGRGALFLNQKMRILAQNRLRNRIKVYLQGLPVASNGEIRLEMGRGEMADYLCVDRSALSRELGRMQKEGILTYQGQVIQILDSKFLTA from the coding sequence ATGGGTTCGATTTTTGCGGCGATGCGCCGTTGCCAGCTGTTCGACGGTATTCCGGAAGAAAAGTATCAGAATGTTCTTAACTGCCTGCATGGAGAAGCGCGGGCAATTCCAAAGGACACAATTCTGCTGCGGATCGGTGATTGCCAAAAGCGCCCCGGCGTTGTTATGTCTGGCACCTTAAGGATCTCACTTTACAGCGAGGACGGAAATCTACTAACCATTGATCGCCTGAGTAGGGGGCGCGTGTTTGGGGAGACATTGGTCTGCTCCATGTCCCAAGACAGCCCCATTCAAATTGATGCCCTTAACGATACAGAGGTGCTCTATCTGGACTTTGACCCTTTGTTGCTGCAGCAAGAGAACGGGTGTCCATACCGGATGCGGGTAACCGCCAATTTGTTGCAGGAAATGGGAAGAGGAGCTTTATTCCTCAACCAGAAAATGCGTATTTTGGCACAGAACCGGCTTCGCAATCGGATTAAGGTCTATCTTCAAGGTTTGCCAGTTGCCTCCAATGGTGAGATACGCTTGGAGATGGGACGTGGAGAGATGGCGGACTATCTGTGTGTAGATCGCAGCGCCCTTTCCCGAGAACTGGGCCGAATGCAGAAAGAGGGTATTCTTACTTATCAGGGACAGGTTATTCAAATTTTGGACAGTAAGTTTTTAACCGCATAG